The following proteins are encoded in a genomic region of Pyrus communis chromosome 11, drPyrComm1.1, whole genome shotgun sequence:
- the LOC137707485 gene encoding transcription factor bHLH162-like, translated as MDRNQANESSSTKVERRVVEKNRRNRMKLLYSNLYSLLPKQTFKEPLSQTEQIDEAIKYIKSQESKLQKLKEKKESLMRTRKRSYATACVNVESTRSAKAPQIKIHEIDSTLEVVLISGLENHQFMFYEIIRLLDAEHANVVHANFSTLGDSVFHGVRAEMGKSMSKFGAARITEKLNRFVNGSTSDQESQQDYFCDFEFQPVTTWD; from the exons ATGGATCGTAATCAAGCAAATGAATCTTCTTCAACCAAAGTTGAAAGGAGGGTTGTTGAGAAGAACAGGAGAAATCGTATGAAACTTCTTTACTCCAATCTCTACTCCCTCCTCCCTAAGCAAACTTTtaag GAGCCACTAAGTCAGACAGAACAAAtagatgaagccataaagtacaTAAAAAGCCAAGAGTCGAAGCTGCAGAAGTtaaaggagaagaaggagagcTTAATGCGCACTAGAAAAAGATCATATGCTACAGCATGCGTAAATGTTGAGAGCACAAGGAGCGCAAAAGCACCCCAAATCAAAATCCATGAGATAGACTCCACGCTAGAGGTAGTACTGATAAGTGGCTTAGAAAATCATCAGTTCATGTTCTACGAAATCATTCGCCTGCTTGACGCAGAACATGCCAACGTTGTGCATGCTAACTTTTCAACTTTGGGAGACTCAGTGTTTCACGGAGTCCGGGCAGAA ATGGGCAAATCTATGTCCAAGTTTGGGGCTGCAAGAATAACTGAAAAACTTAACAGATTTGTCAATGGATCCACCAGCGACCAAGAATCACAGCAAGACTACTTTTGCGACTTCGAATTTCAGCCTGTGACGACATGGGATTAG
- the LOC137707483 gene encoding G-type lectin S-receptor-like serine/threonine-protein kinase At2g19130, with translation MMNSSRNKLSYMSSVVVLVLCLNLKAAHVSTASGNIISEGQSISGNQTISSSPRGIFELGFFTPGNSHNHYIGIWYKKLQKTVVWVANRNHPVSDPFSSSLQLFPNGTLILLDQSKSSIWSTTRDPSVASNSTSEVAAMLLDNGNFVITDALNSSAVIWQSFDHPTDTWLPGGKLGYNKLTNEKLTLTPWRSSQNPAPGIFSLEIERNGTSFLLMYNGTKMYWTSGPWTGKIFKYVPEIQLNYLVTNVSYNSDEFGSYVSYDAVFPDIFIRYMLDISGQFRAYKWGKDYKQWTSFWLRPSEHCEVYGFCGASSICNQQQVPLCVCLEGFEPRAPKAWDLEDHTEGCVRKTPLECSAGSGENDTFVVIPDLRFPENPETLAGKNIDECRSVCLSDCSCTAFAYDSGCLVWKGNLFNVKQRTSDKTVGKELHLRVAASEETRAKRENKTFWIVIGVLGGLCGVLLVIVVIAKNEWSGSGEWSEADEGSLTMFKYRVLRNATKNFTEKLGEGGFGSVFRGTLKSYTAIAVKRLNCPKQADKQFLTEVRTLGKVQHINLVRLRGFCAETSKRFLVYDYMPNGSLESLLFQKSPIVLNWKTRYHIALGTARGLAYLHHSCRECIIHCDIKPENILLDAEYAPKIADFGLAKLVSRDFSRIITTMQGTRGYIAPEWISGEAITAKADVFSYGMLCFEIISGRRNRDLLDDGLQNYFPTRVASVLTKGEDVDTLLDCRLEGNVNKEEVMRACKVACWCIQDDENDRPTMGQVVQLLEGVIDLGIPPMPQFLDRFSKSLVESIHYHNISSSTASDSRRGYSSSITISGA, from the coding sequence ATGATGAATAGCAGCAGGAACAAACTCAGTTACATGTCATCAGTTGTGGTTCTTGTGTTATGCTTGAACTTGAAAGCCGCCCATGTGTCGACGGCGTCTGGCAACATCATCTCCGAAGGCCAATCTATTTCCGGCAACCAAACAATCAGCTCATCCCCACGCGGCATATTCGAGCTTGGTTTCTTCACTCCAGGTAACTCCCACAACCACTACATAGGCAtctggtacaaaaaactacaaaaaacCGTTGTTTGGGTGGCCAACAGAAACCACCCTGTTTCCGATCCATTTTCTTCCTCCCTTCAACTCTTCCCAAACGGAACCTTAATACTGCTCGACCAATCCAAATCTTCCATTTGGTCAACAACTCGTGATCCCTCAGTTGCTTCTAATTCTACCAGTGAAGTAGCAGCAATGCTTCTTGACAATGGCAACTTTGTCATAACAGATGCTTTGAATTCGTCTGCTGTCATATGGCAGAGTTTCGATCACCCGACCGACACTTGGCTGCCGGGCGGGAAGCTTGGATACAACAAGCTGACCAATGAGAAACTAACCCTCACTCCCTGGAGAAGCTCACAAAACCCAGCACCTGGGATTTTCTCTCTAGAGATCGAACGAAACGGAACAAGTTTTTTATTGATGTATAATGGGACAAAAATGTATTGGACCAGCGGGCCATGGACAGGCAAGATTTTTAAGTATGTTCCGGAAATTCAGTTGAATTATTTGGTCACGAATGTCAGCTATAATTCCGATGAATTTGGAAGTTATGTTTCTTATGATGCTGTTTTCCCCGACATCTTTATCCGGTACATGCTTGATATCTCCGGGCAGTTCAGGGCCTACAAGTGGGGGAAGGACTATAAACAGTGGACTTCATTTTGGTTGCGACCCTCCGAACATTGCGAGGTATATGGATTCTGCGGTGCTTCTAGTATTTGCAACCAGCAACAAGTGCctctttgtgtatgcttggaAGGCTTTGAACCGCGAGCTCCAAAAGCCTGGGACTTGGAGGATCACACGGAAGGGTGCGTGAGGAAAACCCCTTTAGAATGCAGTGCAGGCAGTGGAGAAAATGACACATTTGTGGTGATACCCGATTTGCGCTTCCCAGAGAATCCCGAGACTTTAGCAGGTAAGAACATCGATGAGTGTAGATCGGTGTGCTTGAGTGATTGCTCGTGTACAGCGTTTGCTTATGACAGTGGGTGTTTGGTTTGGAAAGGGAATTTGTTCAATGTAAAACAACGTACATCTGATAAGACAGTAGGCAAAGAGTTGCATCTTCGGGTTGCAGCATCGGAGGAAACAAGGGCAAAGAGAGAGAATAAAACCTTTTGGATTGTCATTGGAGTACTTGGAGGTTTGTGTGGTGTTTTACTGGTTATTGTGGTAATTGCCAAGAATGAATGGTCCGGTTCTGGGGAATGGTCTGAGGCAGATGAAGGCTCTTTGACAATGTTCAAGTACCGGGTTCTAAGAAACGCAACCAAGAACTTTACTGAAAAACTTGGGGAAGGAGGCTTTGGTTCTGTTTTCAGAGGGACACTGAAGAGTTATACCGCCATCGCAGTGAAGAGGCTTAACTGTCCAAAGCAAGCAGATAAGCAATTTCTTACAGAAGTGAGGACTCTTGGAAAGGTCCAGCACATTAATCTTGTTCGTCTCCGCGGATTTTGTGCAGAAACTTCAAAAAGATTCTTGGTTTATGATTACATGCCAAATGGTTCTCTAGAATCTCTTTTGTTCCAGAAGAGTCCGATCGTCTTGAATTGGAAAACTAGATATCACATTGCACTTGGGACTGCAAGAGGACTTGCATATCTTCATCATAGTTGCAGAGAATGCATCATACACTGTGACATCAAACCTGAAAACATTCTGTTGGATGCAGAATATGCCCCCAAAATAGCTGATTTTGGTCTAGCAAAGCTCGTGAGCAGAGACTTCAGCCGGATAATTACAACCATGCAAGGGACAAGAGGGTATATTGCTCCGGAATGGATATCAGGAGAAGCTATCACAGCAAAAGCCGATGTCTTTAGCTATGGAATGTTGTGTTTTGAGATCATTTCAGGAAGGAGAAACAGAGATCTTTTGGATGATGGGTTGCAAAACTACTTCCCCACTCGCGTTGCAAGTGTATTAACAAAAGGAGAAGATGTCGATACCTTGTTGGATTGCAGGTTAGAAGGTAATGTAAACAAAGAAGAAGTGATGAGAGCATGCAAAGTAGCTTGTTGGTGCATTCAAGATGACGAGAACGATAGGCCGACAATGGGGCAGGTTGTTCAACTTTTGGAAGGAGTCATAGATCTCGGCATACCTCCTATGCCACAGTTCCTCGACCGGTTTTCAAAGAGTCTAGTCGAGTCCATACATTACCATAACATTTCTTCCAGTACTGCTTCGGATTCAAGGCGTGGCTACTCGAGTAGTATTACTATATCTGGAGCTTAA